One window from the genome of Candidatus Methylomirabilota bacterium encodes:
- a CDS encoding Rne/Rng family ribonuclease: MDKRILVNAGFTETRVAVLEGALLTELYLERHARRSIVGSVYKGVVTNVLPGMQAAFVDIGLPKDAFLYAGDYTANLGDYAREMLGGSEEDADVADVDLDEVEPKREARAPIEEVLRKGQEVLVQVAKESLGTKGARVTAFASLPGRYLVYMPHARHIGVSRRIRDEHERDRLRALLRSLNPPPGGFIVRTNAAGRGEAEFAADVEFLGRLWSQIQTRYEQATAPAVLHEEMDLTFRVVRDLMSPDVDQFLVDSREVYDKCQGDVQALVPALAERVKLHEGRVPLFEAFGVEKEIEKALRRRVWLKSGGYIVIDHTEALVSIDVNTGKYVGKRDFEQTVLKINLEAVGETVRQIRLRDLGGLIIIDFIDMEVPEHREQVYRALTRALAEDKARTNVLEISELGLVEMTRKRVRQDLRSLLTVPCPACKGAGVTKSDATLAAEIFRAMPAKVAESGAREIVVRVHPELAAYLEGDARDALQRVARALDVKVTIQPATGRASREEYEIHVR, encoded by the coding sequence GTGGACAAGCGTATTCTGGTCAACGCCGGGTTCACCGAGACTCGCGTGGCGGTGCTGGAGGGAGCCCTCCTCACCGAGCTCTATCTCGAGCGGCACGCGCGCCGCTCGATCGTCGGGAGCGTTTATAAGGGTGTCGTGACGAACGTCCTGCCGGGCATGCAGGCGGCGTTCGTCGACATCGGCCTCCCCAAGGACGCCTTCCTCTACGCCGGCGACTACACGGCCAACCTCGGCGACTACGCCCGCGAGATGCTGGGCGGCAGCGAGGAGGACGCCGACGTCGCCGACGTCGACCTCGACGAGGTCGAGCCCAAGCGCGAGGCGCGGGCCCCCATCGAAGAGGTGTTGCGGAAGGGGCAGGAAGTCCTGGTCCAGGTCGCCAAGGAATCGCTGGGCACCAAGGGCGCTCGGGTCACGGCGTTCGCCTCGCTGCCCGGCCGGTATCTCGTGTACATGCCGCACGCGCGGCATATCGGCGTGTCGCGCCGCATTCGCGACGAGCACGAGCGCGACCGGCTGCGCGCGCTCCTGCGCAGCCTGAACCCTCCCCCGGGCGGGTTCATCGTCCGCACCAACGCGGCAGGGCGGGGCGAGGCGGAATTCGCCGCCGACGTGGAGTTCCTGGGCCGCCTCTGGTCGCAGATCCAGACGCGCTACGAGCAAGCGACGGCCCCGGCGGTCCTGCACGAGGAGATGGACCTGACCTTTCGCGTGGTGCGCGACCTGATGTCGCCCGACGTCGACCAGTTCCTGGTCGACAGCCGCGAGGTCTACGACAAGTGCCAGGGCGACGTCCAGGCGCTGGTGCCGGCCCTGGCCGAGCGCGTGAAACTGCACGAGGGGCGGGTGCCGCTCTTCGAGGCGTTCGGGGTCGAAAAGGAGATCGAAAAGGCGCTGCGCCGCCGCGTGTGGCTCAAGTCCGGCGGCTACATCGTCATCGACCACACCGAGGCGCTGGTGTCGATCGACGTCAACACCGGCAAGTACGTCGGTAAGCGCGACTTCGAGCAGACCGTGCTGAAGATCAACCTGGAAGCGGTCGGCGAGACCGTCCGCCAGATCCGCCTGCGCGACCTCGGCGGCCTGATCATCATCGACTTCATCGACATGGAGGTGCCCGAGCACCGCGAGCAGGTGTACCGCGCGCTCACGCGGGCGCTGGCCGAGGACAAGGCGCGGACCAACGTGCTGGAGATCTCCGAGCTGGGCCTGGTGGAGATGACGCGCAAGCGCGTGCGCCAGGACCTCCGGTCGCTGCTCACCGTGCCGTGCCCGGCCTGCAAGGGGGCCGGCGTGACCAAGTCCGACGCCACGCTGGCCGCCGAGATCTTCCGGGCGATGCCGGCCAAGGTCGCCGAGTCGGGGGCGCGCGAGATCGTGGTGCGCGTCCACCCCGAGCTGGCTGCCTACCTCGAAGGCGACGCCCGCGACGCCCTCCAGCGGGTAGCCCGGGCACTCGACGTGAAGGTCACGATCCAGCCGGCCACCGGCCGCGCCAGCCGCGAAGAGTACGAGATCCACGTGCGCTGA
- the rodA gene encoding rod shape-determining protein RodA, producing MIVGIDRRLLQNVDWPLLGVALGLIALSLTTLTSLNVGRAGSGLVLRQLAWVGLGALALVVVASLDYRRLVRMGPALYVLGLGALGAVLLLGRTVSGARRWIIVGPLSMQPSEIFKLCFLLMLVWLLTARWAQPITLIIVSLLLPIVAVPFVLIVRQPDLGTALLLWPLLIALLVGAGVRLRLLGGLALAGFAALPVAWLALKDYQRERIMVYLDPFRDPLGSAYNVIQAKIAIGSGQLLGKGIAGATQSRLAFLPERHTDFIFAVFAEMWGFVGCLVLLLGYALLLLRGFDIAAAARDSVGRLVALGATSLLAAQILINVGMVTGLLPVVGIPLPFMSYGGSSMLVSMMALGLLLSVRMRQFQ from the coding sequence GTGATCGTCGGCATCGATCGCCGGCTGCTCCAGAACGTCGACTGGCCGCTCCTGGGCGTCGCGCTCGGGCTGATCGCGCTGAGCCTGACCACGCTGACGAGCCTCAACGTCGGACGCGCCGGAAGCGGGCTCGTGCTCCGGCAGCTCGCCTGGGTCGGCCTGGGGGCCCTGGCCCTCGTCGTCGTCGCCAGCCTGGATTACCGCAGGCTCGTGCGGATGGGGCCGGCCCTCTACGTCCTGGGGCTGGGCGCCCTGGGCGCCGTGTTGCTCCTGGGACGTACCGTGTCGGGCGCGCGCCGCTGGATCATCGTCGGCCCGCTCTCCATGCAGCCGTCCGAGATCTTCAAGCTCTGCTTCCTGTTGATGCTCGTGTGGCTGCTCACGGCGCGCTGGGCTCAACCGATCACCCTGATCATCGTCTCACTGCTGCTTCCGATCGTCGCCGTGCCGTTCGTGCTGATCGTCAGACAGCCCGACCTGGGCACGGCGCTGCTGCTCTGGCCCCTGCTGATCGCCCTGCTCGTCGGCGCCGGGGTGCGATTGCGGCTGCTCGGAGGCCTGGCGCTCGCCGGGTTCGCCGCGCTGCCCGTAGCCTGGCTGGCGCTGAAGGACTATCAGCGGGAACGAATCATGGTGTACCTGGATCCGTTCCGCGATCCCCTGGGGAGCGCGTACAACGTGATCCAGGCCAAGATCGCCATCGGGTCGGGTCAGCTCCTCGGGAAGGGCATCGCCGGCGCCACGCAGAGCCGGCTGGCCTTCCTGCCGGAGCGCCACACGGACTTCATTTTCGCCGTATTCGCCGAGATGTGGGGGTTCGTCGGGTGTCTCGTGCTGCTGCTGGGCTATGCGTTGCTCCTCTTGCGGGGCTTCGACATCGCTGCGGCGGCGCGCGACTCCGTCGGACGACTCGTCGCGCTGGGCGCGACGAGCCTGCTGGCGGCCCAGATTCTCATCAACGTGGGGATGGTAACCGGCCTCCTGCCTGTCGTCGGGATCCCGCTGCCCTTTATGAGTTACGGCGGGTCCTCGATGCTCGTCTCCATGATGGCCCTCGGGCTTCTCCTCTCGGTCCGGATGCGGCAGTTCCAATGA
- the mrdA gene encoding penicillin-binding protein 2 produces the protein MRRFGLSQGWRSLPEGRDAGKKRVTAVAAAVVVALVVVVGQLWYLQVLEGGYFLDASDKNRIRIRPVAAPRGILFDRNGVPLVDNRPTFTLSLIPRELPRDEQGRDAVLGRVAALLRIPYAELAESVARVSLDSFLPVRVRRGLRLEDMAKVEEWKLELPGVIVEVEPQRTYPSSRFAAHLLGYVREANDEQLKQGRYRRGDMVGQSGLERLLDEFLRGRDGGERIEVDAMGRPVRVVQQTEPNPGAQVVTTVDRRIQEAAEQAMEGRAGAAVVMDPRSGDVLAMVSTPAFEIDRFTGTIDRAAWLKVVQHPEHPLLNRTIQSQYAPGSVFKLVVTAAGLQEGTLTPLDRVQCSGEFQLGNRTFKDWKVDGHGTVDLRRAIAHSCNIFFYQAGLKVGGTAMAKYARAFGFGQATGIDLAGEKFGLVPQARSKRGRDQWQAGDVVNLSIGQGPVLVTPLQVAKFMAAIANGGVLWKPRLVQRIERRERGIVWSDPGRVTGHVELSPLVWAYLRQSLLAVVNEGTGVEARIPGLDIAGKTGTAQMIANSRADRGQDHAWFAAFAPVRDPEVVVVVLVERGGRGGQVAAPVVRKILNAIFFEKVAAVEIAG, from the coding sequence GTGAGACGCTTCGGCCTGAGCCAGGGCTGGCGGTCACTCCCCGAGGGCCGCGATGCCGGCAAGAAGCGGGTGACCGCGGTGGCCGCCGCCGTCGTGGTGGCCTTAGTCGTGGTCGTCGGCCAGCTCTGGTACCTGCAGGTGCTCGAGGGCGGATACTTCCTCGATGCCTCGGACAAGAACCGCATCCGCATCCGGCCGGTCGCCGCCCCCCGCGGCATCCTCTTCGACCGCAACGGCGTGCCGCTGGTGGACAACCGGCCGACCTTCACGCTGTCGCTCATCCCCCGCGAGCTGCCCCGCGACGAGCAGGGCCGTGACGCCGTGCTGGGCCGGGTGGCCGCGCTGCTGCGAATTCCGTACGCGGAGCTGGCAGAGTCGGTCGCGCGGGTGTCCCTGGACTCGTTCCTGCCCGTGCGCGTGCGCCGGGGGCTCAGGCTCGAGGACATGGCGAAGGTGGAGGAGTGGAAGCTCGAGCTGCCCGGCGTCATCGTCGAGGTGGAGCCGCAGCGCACGTACCCGTCGAGCCGCTTCGCCGCGCACCTCCTGGGCTACGTCCGGGAGGCCAACGACGAGCAGCTCAAGCAGGGCCGCTACCGGCGCGGGGACATGGTGGGTCAAAGCGGGCTCGAGCGACTGCTCGACGAGTTCCTGCGCGGGCGCGACGGCGGCGAGCGGATCGAGGTCGACGCGATGGGCCGCCCCGTCCGGGTCGTCCAGCAAACCGAGCCCAACCCGGGCGCCCAGGTCGTGACCACCGTGGACCGCCGCATCCAGGAAGCGGCCGAGCAGGCCATGGAGGGGCGAGCCGGCGCCGCCGTCGTCATGGATCCGCGGAGCGGGGACGTGCTGGCCATGGTCTCCACGCCCGCGTTCGAGATCGACCGGTTCACGGGTACGATCGATCGAGCCGCCTGGCTCAAGGTGGTCCAGCACCCCGAGCATCCGCTGCTGAACCGTACCATCCAGAGCCAGTACGCGCCCGGCTCCGTCTTCAAGCTCGTGGTCACCGCGGCCGGGCTACAGGAAGGGACGCTGACGCCGCTCGACCGCGTGCAGTGCTCGGGCGAGTTCCAGCTCGGCAACCGGACGTTCAAGGACTGGAAGGTGGACGGCCACGGCACCGTCGACCTCCGCCGGGCGATCGCCCACTCCTGCAACATCTTCTTCTACCAGGCCGGGCTCAAGGTGGGCGGCACCGCCATGGCCAAGTACGCGCGCGCGTTCGGCTTCGGGCAGGCGACCGGCATCGATCTCGCCGGCGAGAAGTTCGGGCTCGTTCCCCAGGCCCGGTCCAAGCGCGGGCGCGACCAGTGGCAGGCGGGCGACGTCGTGAACCTCTCGATCGGGCAGGGGCCGGTCCTGGTCACGCCGCTCCAGGTGGCGAAGTTCATGGCCGCCATCGCCAACGGCGGCGTACTGTGGAAGCCGCGCCTGGTGCAGCGTATCGAGCGGCGGGAGCGCGGGATCGTCTGGAGCGATCCGGGCAGGGTGACCGGACACGTCGAGCTCTCGCCGCTGGTCTGGGCCTACCTGCGCCAGAGCCTGCTGGCGGTCGTGAACGAGGGCACCGGAGTCGAGGCGCGGATTCCCGGCCTCGACATCGCGGGCAAGACCGGCACGGCTCAGATGATCGCCAACTCTAGGGCGGACCGAGGCCAGGACCACGCGTGGTTCGCGGCCTTCGCGCCGGTCCGGGACCCCGAGGTCGTGGTGGTCGTGCTCGTGGAGCGCGGCGGCCGGGGCGGACAGGTGGCGGCGCCGGTCGTGCGCAAGATCCTCAACGCGATCTTCTTCGAGAAAGTCGCCGCCGTGGAAATCGCCGGATGA
- the mreD gene encoding rod shape-determining protein MreD, translated as MRGLLALTVFGGGIAHATLAPALRIADVAPDIPLIVVVLLALRRGPEFGCVGGFAAGLLQDAAGGGLIGVQALTKALVGFGIGTLGARLRVTQPLVQVPGLVFLSVAEGLVRFALLKLFHFPAPFVELMSYVVLPQALYNGFLGAALVLALAWTEARQRDAS; from the coding sequence ATGCGGGGGCTCCTGGCGCTGACGGTCTTCGGCGGCGGCATCGCCCATGCCACGCTGGCCCCGGCGCTCCGCATCGCCGACGTCGCGCCCGACATCCCGCTCATCGTCGTCGTGCTGCTCGCGCTGAGGCGCGGACCGGAGTTCGGCTGCGTCGGCGGCTTCGCGGCCGGGCTGCTGCAGGACGCCGCCGGCGGGGGGCTGATCGGCGTCCAGGCGCTCACCAAGGCCCTGGTCGGGTTCGGTATCGGCACGCTGGGGGCGCGACTGCGCGTCACCCAGCCGCTCGTGCAGGTGCCCGGCCTGGTGTTCCTGAGCGTGGCCGAGGGGCTCGTCCGCTTCGCGCTGCTCAAGCTCTTCCACTTTCCGGCGCCGTTCGTCGAGCTGATGTCCTATGTCGTGCTCCCCCAGGCCCTCTACAACGGCTTCCTGGGGGCGGCCCTCGTCCTGGCCCTGGCCTGGACGGAAGCGCGCCAGCGAGACGCCTCGTGA
- the mreC gene encoding rod shape-determining protein MreC, producing MKTRTLALLGSVIVVCLVLLTIQTRGHASRTADLLALVTTPVQKGLAVVHRGAFGFWSTYVDWKNVRGENRRLREEIQRLRVEALAVTETAEENRRLRRLLDLRARLPLETLPGEIIAREWGGWVRSLTVNRGRADDVRRLTAVISPDGLVGRVVDVRPGASVVQVLTDPASTVGAHLLRTRAPGIVEGEPRGTIRFKYMARDGAGLQVGDLVVTSGQGGMFPRGIPIGRVRAIDDRGAALFSYAHLTPVVDFARIDEVLLVTGDRMQDMTAYFPRGG from the coding sequence GTGAAGACTCGCACGCTGGCCCTGCTTGGTTCGGTGATCGTGGTCTGTCTCGTTCTCCTGACCATCCAGACCCGCGGCCACGCCTCCCGGACCGCCGACCTCCTGGCCCTGGTCACCACGCCGGTCCAGAAGGGCCTGGCGGTCGTCCATCGCGGGGCCTTCGGGTTCTGGTCCACTTACGTCGATTGGAAGAACGTGCGCGGCGAGAACCGCCGCCTGCGGGAGGAGATTCAGCGGCTGCGCGTCGAGGCCCTGGCGGTGACGGAGACAGCGGAAGAAAACCGCCGGCTACGCCGCCTGCTCGACCTGCGCGCGCGCCTGCCGCTCGAGACGCTGCCGGGCGAGATCATCGCCCGCGAGTGGGGCGGCTGGGTGCGCTCGCTGACGGTCAACCGCGGCCGCGCCGACGACGTTCGGCGGCTGACCGCCGTCATCTCGCCCGACGGACTGGTGGGACGGGTGGTGGACGTGCGGCCGGGCGCGTCGGTGGTGCAGGTGCTCACCGATCCGGCGTCCACCGTGGGCGCCCACCTGCTGCGCACCCGCGCGCCCGGGATCGTCGAGGGTGAGCCGCGCGGCACCATCCGCTTCAAGTACATGGCGCGCGACGGCGCCGGGCTGCAGGTCGGCGATCTCGTCGTCACGTCAGGGCAGGGCGGCATGTTCCCGCGCGGCATCCCCATCGGCCGGGTGCGCGCCATCGACGACCGCGGCGCGGCCCTCTTCAGTTACGCGCACCTCACACCGGTGGTCGACTTCGCCCGCATCGACGAGGTCCTCCTGGTGACGGGCGACCGCATGCAGGACATGACCGCCTACTTCCCCCGGGGCGGCTAG
- a CDS encoding rod shape-determining protein: MLYNLLAGMFSNDLAVDLGTANTLVYVRGEGIVLNEPSIVAIHQADHSVLAVGHEAKAMLGRTPGNIIAIRPLKDGVIADFDVTEKMLHYFINKVHRRRTLVRPRIVIGVPSGITQVEKRAVRDSAMQAGAREVYLIEEPMAAAIGAGLPIQEPGGNMIVDIGGGTTEVAVISLSGIVYSKSVRIAGDEMDEAIVQYIKKHYNLLVGERRAEEIKINLGSAYPMGGERRTMEVKGRDLIDGIPKTIVITDEEIREALREPVMTIVETVRTCLERTPPELAADIVDKGIVITGGGALLRGLDHLLRQETNLPVTPGDDPLSCVALGTGKVLDELDLLKKVAIPA, translated from the coding sequence ATGCTCTACAACCTGCTGGCCGGGATGTTCTCGAACGATCTCGCCGTCGACCTCGGTACCGCCAACACGCTGGTGTACGTGCGCGGGGAAGGCATCGTCCTCAACGAACCCTCGATCGTCGCCATCCACCAGGCCGATCACTCGGTGCTCGCCGTCGGGCACGAGGCGAAGGCGATGTTGGGGCGCACGCCCGGCAACATCATCGCCATTCGCCCGCTGAAGGACGGCGTCATCGCCGACTTCGACGTCACCGAGAAGATGCTGCACTACTTCATCAACAAGGTGCACCGGCGCCGGACGCTGGTGCGCCCGCGCATCGTCATCGGCGTGCCGTCGGGGATCACGCAGGTGGAAAAGCGCGCGGTCCGCGACTCCGCGATGCAGGCGGGGGCGCGCGAGGTGTACCTCATCGAGGAGCCGATGGCGGCGGCGATCGGCGCCGGGCTGCCCATCCAGGAGCCGGGCGGGAACATGATCGTCGACATCGGTGGCGGGACGACCGAGGTGGCGGTGATCTCGCTGAGCGGTATCGTCTACTCGAAGTCCGTGCGCATCGCCGGTGACGAGATGGACGAGGCGATCGTGCAGTACATCAAGAAGCACTATAACTTGTTGGTGGGCGAGCGGCGGGCCGAGGAGATCAAGATCAACCTGGGCTCGGCCTACCCCATGGGGGGCGAGCGCCGAACGATGGAGGTCAAGGGGCGCGACCTCATCGACGGCATCCCCAAGACGATCGTCATCACCGACGAGGAGATCCGGGAAGCGCTGCGCGAGCCGGTGATGACTATCGTGGAAACGGTGCGCACGTGCCTGGAGCGGACGCCGCCCGAGCTGGCCGCCGACATCGTGGACAAGGGCATCGTGATCACCGGCGGCGGCGCGTTGCTCCGCGGCCTGGATCACCTGTTGCGACAGGAGACGAATCTTCCGGTCACGCCCGGCGACGACCCGCTGTCGTGCGTCGCGCTGGGCACCGGAAAGGTGCTCGATGAGCTCGATCTCTTGAAAAAGGTGGCGATCCCCGCCTAG
- the leuD gene encoding 3-isopropylmalate dehydratase small subunit (catalyzes the isomerization between 2-isopropylmalate and 3-isopropylmalate in leucine biosynthesis): MLYLSTRFRPERDPPRAGDRHHRGGRNFGCGSSRETAPAGLHAFGIGAVIAATFGRIFLRNAINIGLPILESPEAAREVRTGDQVTVDVTTGAIVDVTTGRTYRAAPFPPLLQALIAEGGLILYVRRRLGVETA; the protein is encoded by the coding sequence ATGCTATACCTGAGCACCCGTTTTCGGCCAGAGCGTGATCCACCCCGCGCGGGAGACCGACATCATCGTGGGGGGAGGAACTTCGGCTGCGGCTCCTCGCGGGAGACGGCGCCCGCGGGACTTCACGCGTTCGGCATCGGGGCCGTCATCGCCGCCACCTTCGGGCGGATCTTCTTGCGAAACGCCATCAACATCGGCCTGCCTATCCTGGAATCTCCCGAGGCGGCGCGGGAGGTCCGGACCGGCGACCAGGTGACGGTTGATGTCACCACGGGTGCCATCGTGGACGTAACTACCGGTAGAACCTACCGGGCGGCCCCCTTCCCGCCCCTGCTCCAGGCGCTGATCGCCGAGGGCGGGCTGATCCTCTATGTCCGTCGCCGGCTTGGAGTCGAAACTGCCTGA